Proteins from a genomic interval of Niabella soli DSM 19437:
- a CDS encoding lysoplasmalogenase: MKASHWKTVFICVTAAYFTGMTLHNPVIESIFKPLLVAALLAYFIAATKGIRSSLKKWGIAALGFSIVGDSLLLFANSNEMYFILGLVAFLIAHIFYILCFHAIRTQASLPGRWYSAVIVGVYYFFITSFLIPHLGALKIPVLVYGLVISFMLLLAMNLYELPDNKTARFILTGAIFFIISDSVLAINKFYHPEVWGGWAIMLTYVLAQWLLTKGLIRHLLLARPQKR; this comes from the coding sequence ATGAAAGCTTCACACTGGAAAACGGTCTTTATTTGCGTAACTGCCGCGTATTTTACAGGAATGACCTTGCATAACCCTGTTATTGAATCTATTTTTAAGCCTTTGCTGGTAGCAGCATTACTGGCCTATTTTATTGCAGCAACAAAGGGGATTCGTTCCTCCCTTAAAAAATGGGGCATTGCCGCATTGGGGTTTTCTATTGTGGGCGACAGTTTGCTGTTATTCGCCAATAGTAATGAAATGTATTTTATTTTAGGATTGGTTGCTTTTTTAATCGCGCATATTTTCTATATCCTGTGCTTCCACGCTATACGCACACAGGCTTCCCTCCCCGGCAGATGGTATAGCGCCGTAATTGTTGGGGTGTATTATTTTTTTATAACGAGCTTTTTAATACCACACCTGGGGGCACTTAAAATACCCGTACTCGTGTATGGGTTAGTGATCAGCTTTATGTTACTGCTGGCCATGAACCTTTATGAATTGCCCGATAACAAAACCGCCCGGTTCATTTTAACCGGGGCCATTTTCTTTATTATTTCCGATTCGGTTCTGGCCATTAATAAATTCTACCATCCCGAGGTATGGGGCGGCTGGGCGATCATGCTCACCTATGTATTGGCGCAATGGTTATTGACAAAAGGGCTTATAAGGCATCTTTTGCTGGCTCGTCCGCAAAAACGGTAA